In one Chitinophaga sancti genomic region, the following are encoded:
- the murQ gene encoding N-acetylmuramic acid 6-phosphate etherase, with amino-acid sequence MSFQRTTEQPSHYRHLEKMSVQEILSNINQEDKTVPQAVEQALPQVEKLVTVIADKMLAGGRLFYMGAGTSGRLGIVDASECPPTFGVPFGLVIGLIAGGDTAIRRAVEFAEDDKEQGWKDLLAHNITEKDVVVGIAASGTTPYVIGALNKCREEGIVTGSISCNAGSPVSAAADYPIEVVVGPEFVTGSTRMKSGTAQKLVLNMISTAVMIQLGRVEDNKMVNMQLTNDKLVDRGVRMLMGQLGLEDYEQAKELLLQAGSVKQAMEAYRK; translated from the coding sequence ATGTCTTTTCAGAGAACCACTGAGCAACCTTCACACTATAGACATCTGGAGAAGATGAGTGTGCAGGAGATCCTGAGTAATATTAATCAAGAAGATAAAACTGTACCCCAGGCTGTAGAACAAGCATTACCCCAGGTAGAAAAACTGGTGACCGTAATTGCGGATAAGATGCTGGCCGGTGGCCGGTTATTTTATATGGGGGCCGGTACCAGCGGAAGACTGGGTATTGTGGATGCGAGTGAGTGTCCGCCCACTTTCGGAGTGCCATTTGGATTGGTGATTGGACTGATTGCAGGTGGAGATACAGCTATACGCCGGGCCGTGGAATTTGCGGAGGATGATAAGGAGCAGGGATGGAAAGACCTTTTAGCGCATAATATTACAGAGAAAGACGTTGTAGTAGGCATTGCAGCAAGTGGTACCACACCTTATGTGATCGGGGCTTTGAACAAATGCCGGGAAGAAGGGATTGTGACCGGGAGTATTAGTTGTAATGCCGGGTCGCCGGTATCAGCAGCCGCAGATTACCCGATCGAGGTAGTAGTAGGGCCGGAATTTGTGACGGGAAGTACGCGGATGAAGAGCGGAACGGCGCAGAAACTGGTGTTAAATATGATTTCGACGGCGGTAATGATCCAGTTAGGCAGGGTGGAGGATAATAAGATGGTGAACATGCAGCTTACAAATGATAAGCTGGTGGATAGGGGAGTGAGAATGCTGATGGGGCAGTTAGGTTTGGAAGATTATGAGCAGGCGAAAGAATTGTTGCTGCAGGCCGGAAGTGTGAAGCAGGCAATGGAGGCATACAGGAAGTAG
- a CDS encoding N-acetylglucosamine kinase, giving the protein MKIKLIADSGSTKADWCLTGGNETGHFATQGISPYFLNAQQIREILERELLPQLPADVEIAEIFYYGTGCLQPKSVQIVQTALQSVWPAAAVTVNHDLMGAARALCGRNPGIASILGTGSNSGFYDGTRIVKNNPGLGYVLGDEGSGAVLGKKLLQMYLYNSFDEELKARFDETYNTSNDEILENVYRKPLPNRYLAGFARFLGENRGHYIIENILEDGLNEFFFNHIYKYSESWTHPLHFTGSIAWNFRDILQELCELYELQLGRILRSPMEGLLEYHQS; this is encoded by the coding sequence ATGAAAATAAAGCTAATTGCAGATAGTGGGTCCACCAAGGCGGATTGGTGTTTGACAGGAGGCAATGAAACCGGGCATTTTGCTACACAGGGCATCAGCCCTTACTTCTTAAACGCACAGCAAATCAGGGAGATCCTGGAACGGGAGCTATTACCACAGCTGCCTGCCGACGTTGAGATCGCAGAAATTTTTTATTATGGTACGGGTTGTTTACAACCAAAGAGTGTTCAAATTGTACAAACAGCCCTGCAATCTGTATGGCCTGCGGCGGCTGTAACCGTGAATCATGACCTGATGGGTGCTGCCAGGGCATTGTGCGGCAGAAACCCGGGTATAGCCAGTATCCTGGGTACAGGTTCCAATTCTGGTTTTTATGATGGCACACGCATTGTAAAGAATAATCCCGGATTGGGCTATGTACTGGGCGATGAGGGTAGTGGTGCCGTGTTGGGTAAAAAGCTGTTGCAAATGTACCTTTACAATTCTTTTGACGAGGAACTGAAGGCGCGCTTTGACGAAACCTATAATACTTCCAACGACGAAATCCTGGAGAACGTATACCGTAAACCATTGCCGAACCGTTATCTGGCAGGTTTTGCACGTTTCCTGGGAGAGAACAGAGGTCACTATATTATTGAGAACATCCTGGAAGACGGGCTGAACGAGTTCTTTTTTAATCACATCTATAAGTACAGCGAAAGCTGGACACATCCGCTGCACTTCACTGGTAGCATAGCCTGGAACTTCAGGGATATTCTGCAGGAGCTCTGCGAACTATATGAGTTGCAGCTGGGAAGGATATTACGGAGCCCTATGGAAGGGTTGCTGGAGTATCATCAATCTTAA
- a CDS encoding S41 family peptidase, whose protein sequence is MSNRKLNVFLPLLLAVVLALGMYLGHKMPGSNTGAQTLLFSRVDRGPLQEVMDLLKVKYVDTLKLGDLQQEAIEGLLSHLDPHSIYIPPSSLEEVNEDLDGNFQGIGVEFNITADTVNVISVIAGGPSETAGVQTGDKIIRVNDSLVAGNHITSDKIRQLLRGPKGSKVNVAMMRNNKILPIQITRGIIPLYSIDASYMATPEIGYIKISKFSGTTFDEFMQAMRKLEKQKMKKLVIDLRQNPGGYLDAATRIADELLDDNKLILYTKGKSYPRTDYKCEKPGLFEHGALAILTDEGSASASEILAGAVQDWDRGTIIGRRTFGKGLVQEQFDLSNGGALRLTVARYYTPSGRSIQKSYANGREAYDEDILNRFNHGEFVNQDSIKVLDTVKYKTASGRVVYGGGGITPDIFIPFDTSRFSPVLSGMYSRSAFSNFVYQYYVGHKNEFKQYKDASQFVNQYQVPASIMNAFKSYAERDSIKGVNGLKPHDEVEIQNRLKAILARQIWSYEGYWESLNKNDEMMKKAIDVLNKESND, encoded by the coding sequence ATGTCGAACAGGAAATTGAATGTTTTTTTACCGTTACTTTTAGCCGTTGTACTGGCGTTGGGAATGTATCTGGGCCATAAAATGCCGGGGTCTAACACCGGAGCGCAAACGCTCCTTTTTAGCCGGGTAGACAGGGGACCTTTACAGGAAGTCATGGACCTTCTCAAAGTAAAATATGTAGATACCCTGAAACTGGGCGATCTGCAGCAGGAAGCGATCGAAGGCCTCCTCAGCCACCTCGACCCCCACTCCATCTACATCCCCCCTTCCAGCCTGGAAGAAGTGAATGAAGATCTGGATGGCAATTTCCAGGGTATTGGGGTGGAATTCAACATCACTGCCGATACCGTGAATGTGATCTCTGTGATCGCCGGCGGCCCTTCAGAAACGGCAGGGGTACAAACAGGCGATAAGATCATCAGGGTAAACGACAGCCTGGTAGCAGGTAATCATATTACCAGCGATAAGATCCGCCAGCTGCTGCGTGGACCGAAAGGTTCCAAAGTAAATGTGGCCATGATGCGAAACAATAAGATACTCCCGATCCAGATCACCCGGGGTATCATTCCGTTGTACAGCATCGATGCCAGCTATATGGCAACGCCGGAGATCGGGTATATTAAAATAAGTAAGTTCAGCGGCACGACCTTCGATGAGTTCATGCAGGCTATGCGCAAACTGGAAAAGCAAAAGATGAAGAAACTGGTGATCGACCTCCGCCAGAATCCCGGTGGCTATCTCGATGCGGCTACCCGTATTGCAGATGAATTGCTGGATGATAATAAACTGATCCTGTATACAAAAGGTAAAAGCTATCCGCGTACTGACTACAAATGTGAGAAACCTGGCTTGTTTGAACACGGTGCCCTGGCTATCCTTACGGATGAGGGGTCTGCAAGTGCCAGCGAAATACTGGCAGGTGCTGTGCAGGACTGGGATCGCGGTACCATTATCGGTCGCCGTACCTTTGGTAAAGGCCTGGTGCAGGAACAGTTCGACCTGAGCAATGGTGGTGCACTGCGCCTTACAGTAGCCCGTTACTACACCCCTTCCGGCAGAAGTATTCAGAAGTCTTACGCAAATGGCCGCGAGGCATATGATGAAGATATCCTGAACCGCTTTAATCATGGTGAGTTTGTAAACCAGGATAGTATCAAAGTACTGGACACCGTTAAATACAAAACAGCCAGTGGCAGAGTCGTTTATGGCGGTGGAGGTATCACACCTGATATCTTCATTCCGTTTGATACCAGCCGTTTCTCTCCGGTCCTTTCGGGTATGTATTCCCGTAGTGCCTTCAGTAATTTTGTGTATCAATACTATGTAGGGCACAAAAACGAGTTCAAACAATATAAAGATGCATCACAGTTTGTGAATCAATACCAGGTACCGGCGAGTATTATGAATGCATTCAAGAGCTATGCAGAACGTGATAGTATAAAAGGTGTAAATGGTTTGAAACCACATGATGAAGTGGAGATCCAGAATCGTTTGAAAGCGATATTGGCGAGGCAAATCTGGAGTTATGAAGGGTATTGGGAATCGCTGAATAAGAATGATGAGATGATGAAGAAAGCGATAGATGTACTGAACAAAGAAAGTAACGATTAA
- the der gene encoding ribosome biogenesis GTPase Der, which translates to MAGFTVAIVGRPNVGKSTLFNRLLEQRKAIVDDVSGVTRDRQYGVADWNGKSFNVIDTGGFVHGSDDVFEREIRKQVKIAMDEANVLLFMCDAATGITDLDDNMAELLRRSSKPVFLVVNKVDNNNRMLEANEFYSLGFEKVFFMSSMSGSGSGELLDAVAELIPEEENTEGAEEGEIPKIAIIGQPNVGKSSLLNALIGEERNIVSDIPGTTRDTIHTHYKMFQKDFILIDTAGLRRKTKVQEDLEFYSVIRAIKAMDEADVCLLLLDATKGITAQDLNIFSLAARKGKAIVVLVNKWDLIEDKKTNTTRDYEKQLKERLAPFSNVPVIFTSVTEKQRIFKAIEEGLRVYENRKRKVQTSKLNEVMLKAIESFHPPVVRGIPIKIKYVTQLPTYTPAFAFFCNLPDDVKQPYRNYLENQIRTNFDFEGVPIKLFFRKK; encoded by the coding sequence ATGGCTGGATTTACAGTAGCAATTGTCGGTCGTCCTAATGTGGGTAAGTCTACCCTGTTCAACCGTTTGCTGGAACAGCGCAAAGCCATTGTGGATGACGTGAGTGGCGTAACCAGGGACAGACAGTATGGTGTGGCAGACTGGAATGGCAAATCTTTCAACGTAATTGATACCGGTGGTTTTGTACACGGTAGTGATGATGTTTTTGAACGTGAGATCCGCAAGCAGGTGAAAATCGCCATGGATGAAGCAAACGTTTTGCTCTTTATGTGTGACGCTGCCACCGGTATTACAGATCTCGATGATAATATGGCGGAGTTATTGCGCCGCTCTTCCAAACCGGTGTTCCTTGTTGTCAACAAAGTAGATAACAATAACCGTATGCTGGAAGCCAACGAGTTTTATAGCCTTGGTTTTGAAAAAGTATTCTTCATGTCCTCTATGAGCGGTAGTGGTAGCGGCGAATTACTCGATGCCGTGGCTGAGCTGATACCTGAAGAAGAAAATACTGAAGGCGCTGAAGAAGGTGAAATTCCTAAAATAGCCATCATCGGTCAGCCGAATGTAGGTAAATCTTCTTTGTTGAATGCATTGATTGGTGAAGAACGTAACATCGTTTCTGATATTCCTGGTACTACCAGGGATACCATTCACACGCACTACAAAATGTTCCAGAAAGATTTCATACTGATCGATACTGCGGGTTTACGCCGTAAGACGAAAGTACAGGAAGACCTGGAATTCTATTCTGTGATCCGTGCTATCAAAGCGATGGATGAAGCAGATGTATGCCTGTTGTTGCTGGATGCTACCAAAGGTATCACTGCGCAGGATCTGAATATCTTTAGTCTGGCTGCGCGTAAGGGTAAAGCAATCGTGGTGCTGGTGAATAAATGGGATTTGATTGAAGATAAGAAGACCAATACTACCCGTGATTACGAAAAACAGCTGAAAGAGAGACTGGCCCCATTCAGTAATGTGCCTGTTATCTTTACTTCAGTAACAGAAAAGCAGCGTATTTTCAAGGCGATCGAAGAGGGCCTTCGTGTATACGAAAACCGTAAGCGTAAGGTACAGACTTCCAAGCTGAATGAAGTAATGCTGAAGGCGATCGAGTCATTCCATCCACCGGTAGTAAGGGGTATACCTATCAAGATCAAGTATGTAACCCAGTTACCGACCTATACGCCTGCATTTGCATTTTTCTGTAACCTGCCGGATGATGTGAAGCAACCGTATCGTAACTACCTTGAGAATCAGATCCGTACAAACTTTGATTTCGAAGGGGTACCTATCAAATTGTTCTTCCGCAAGAAATAA
- the era gene encoding GTPase Era: protein MHKAGFVNIFGKANAGKSTLMNVLIGEKLAIVSPKVQTTRHRITGIVTTDDYQIVFSDTPGIIDPRYRLHEKMMGAVKSALEDADVAMLMMDVRDNVAENLALFDSLKLKAKCLLVINKMDVMEKEKLEEVVKQCEEWGKAPVITISALQNKGVDALLKRIVELLPESDPFYPEDTLTDKSTRFFVAEMIREKIFHLYEEEIPYHTAVVVTQYQEKTTLTKISAEIIVTRDTQKGIILGDKGSGIRKLGTMAREDIEKFIGQKVFLELFVKVRGKWRDNDLYLKEYGY, encoded by the coding sequence ATGCATAAAGCAGGGTTTGTAAATATCTTCGGTAAAGCAAATGCAGGGAAAAGCACCCTCATGAACGTACTCATTGGCGAAAAGCTCGCTATTGTTTCGCCGAAGGTGCAAACAACCAGACACCGCATTACAGGAATCGTCACTACAGACGATTACCAGATCGTTTTTTCTGATACCCCGGGTATCATAGATCCCCGTTATCGCTTACACGAAAAAATGATGGGTGCCGTGAAGTCTGCATTGGAAGATGCGGACGTCGCCATGCTGATGATGGATGTCAGAGATAATGTTGCTGAAAACCTCGCACTCTTTGACTCGCTGAAACTGAAAGCAAAATGTCTGCTTGTGATCAACAAGATGGATGTGATGGAAAAAGAGAAGCTGGAAGAAGTCGTGAAGCAATGTGAAGAGTGGGGCAAGGCACCCGTGATCACCATCTCTGCCTTGCAGAATAAGGGCGTGGATGCACTGTTAAAGCGCATCGTAGAATTGCTGCCGGAGAGTGACCCGTTCTATCCCGAAGATACATTGACTGATAAATCAACCCGTTTCTTTGTAGCAGAGATGATCAGGGAAAAGATCTTTCATTTGTACGAAGAAGAGATTCCTTACCACACAGCTGTAGTCGTAACACAGTACCAGGAAAAAACGACGCTGACGAAAATATCTGCAGAGATTATCGTGACAAGGGATACACAGAAGGGGATTATCCTGGGAGATAAAGGAAGCGGGATCAGGAAACTGGGTACCATGGCACGTGAGGATATTGAAAAGTTTATTGGGCAGAAAGTGTTTTTGGAATTGTTTGTGAAGGTGAGAGGGAAATGGAGAGATAATGATCTTTATTTGAAAGAGTACGGGTACTAA
- a CDS encoding single-stranded DNA-binding protein has protein sequence MIKLSVIGHLGHDALKKVINGKSMLSFSVAQNEQFRNLQGVVQERTTWINCSVWGRDSLAPYLRKGTLVYLEGRPDFKGFVGKQGEALAGVNLRVGELALLPGARGVLGTSRAGVEEASLGEEVADSEEMEDEVGEELDGEDGEELKGEEDEEVKDDGRRSDLPF, from the coding sequence ATGATCAAACTTTCGGTCATTGGCCATCTGGGGCATGATGCTTTGAAAAAAGTCATCAATGGGAAATCTATGCTGTCATTTAGTGTAGCGCAAAACGAACAATTTAGAAACCTACAGGGAGTGGTGCAGGAGCGGACTACCTGGATTAATTGTTCTGTCTGGGGGCGCGATAGCCTGGCACCGTATTTAAGAAAGGGTACTTTGGTGTACCTGGAAGGCCGGCCTGATTTCAAAGGCTTTGTAGGAAAGCAGGGAGAGGCGCTGGCAGGGGTGAACCTGAGAGTGGGGGAGCTGGCTTTACTGCCGGGAGCAAGGGGTGTGCTGGGAACGAGCCGTGCCGGGGTAGAGGAGGCGAGCCTTGGAGAAGAAGTAGCTGATAGTGAGGAGATGGAAGATGAGGTGGGTGAAGAACTGGATGGGGAAGATGGAGAAGAATTGAAAGGTGAGGAGGATGAGGAAGTGAAGGACGATGGAAGGAGGAGTGATTTGCCATTTTAA
- a CDS encoding TonB-dependent receptor translates to MRQFLLLWLLLAAVSVKAQTVLTGVVTDKKTGRPLEGVSVSILSADNTGAYSNVNGVYRILLPSQGTFTIKATYLGFQPLTIAVHANGTRTNADLQLEETGLFVQPVEITSLRVGQHAPFTQSTITAEEIKKQNLGQDLPILLNQMPGVVTNSDAGTGIGYTGLRVRGTDITRINVTTNGIPVNDAESQGTYFVDIPDLASSVSSIQLQRGVGTSTNGAGAFGASLNISTNDYREKAYGEIYNSFGSFNSWKNTVKAGTGLINGHFTVDARLSRVTSNGYIDRASSNLKSFYTSAAYISRNTAIRLNVSSGTEKTYQAWNGVPPDSMAHHRTYNSAGQKSDGTYYKNETDNYQMDNYQLFLNQAISDKLNFTVAAHYTKGKGYYEQYKEAQAYSSYGLTNPVINGAEVSSTNLIRQLWLDNNFYGSIFSVNYQGAKFSWSVGGGWNRYEGNHNGQVIWAQYAINKDYKYYDLDAMKRDANIYWKGEYKVTKALRIFADLQYRNVKYNIDGFEKNPTLIQHNKYKFFNPKAGITYSINEQQDVYASFAVGNKEPNRDDFEAARQQTPKSESLRDVEAGYTLHKHNLVLQANVYYMNYKNQLVQTGKLNEVGAYTRTNIPKSYRAGIELQGTQRLGKYFSIGLNAALSQNKVKNFVSYVDNYDTGGQDTMVSKSSNIAFSPAFVGGYTLTAKPIKNLEISLVGKYVSRQYLDNTGEKERSLDGYYTNDLRFNYIVPQHLFKELGIQFMLNNIWNAMYSPNGYTYIHRENGQLISTNGYYPMAGTNFFAGVNIGF, encoded by the coding sequence ATGAGACAATTCTTACTGCTATGGCTGTTACTCGCCGCAGTCTCGGTAAAGGCACAAACCGTGCTTACCGGTGTAGTTACTGACAAGAAAACCGGCCGCCCGCTCGAAGGCGTTTCTGTCAGCATTCTTTCTGCCGATAATACCGGTGCTTATTCTAATGTAAATGGCGTTTACCGCATACTGCTCCCTTCACAGGGCACTTTTACCATCAAAGCCACTTACCTGGGCTTTCAGCCTCTCACTATTGCTGTGCACGCAAATGGTACCCGCACCAATGCTGACCTGCAACTGGAAGAAACCGGTCTCTTCGTACAGCCTGTGGAAATTACCAGCCTCCGGGTTGGCCAGCATGCACCCTTTACACAATCTACCATCACTGCCGAAGAGATCAAAAAGCAGAACCTGGGGCAAGACCTCCCGATCCTGCTCAATCAAATGCCTGGCGTAGTCACTAACTCCGATGCTGGCACTGGTATTGGTTATACAGGCCTGCGTGTAAGAGGTACGGACATTACCCGTATCAACGTTACGACCAATGGTATTCCTGTTAATGATGCTGAATCACAGGGCACTTACTTCGTAGATATTCCGGACCTCGCTTCCAGCGTGAGCAGTATTCAACTGCAGCGTGGTGTAGGTACCTCTACCAATGGTGCAGGCGCTTTTGGTGCTTCGCTCAACATCAGTACCAACGACTACAGAGAAAAAGCTTACGGTGAAATTTACAACAGCTTCGGCTCTTTCAATTCCTGGAAGAACACGGTGAAAGCCGGTACCGGTCTCATTAACGGTCACTTCACTGTAGATGCACGTCTCTCCAGGGTAACATCCAACGGTTACATTGACCGCGCCAGCTCAAACCTGAAATCTTTTTATACTTCTGCTGCCTATATTTCCAGGAACACTGCTATCCGGCTGAATGTCTCCTCTGGTACTGAAAAGACTTACCAGGCCTGGAATGGTGTTCCGCCGGACTCCATGGCTCATCACCGGACTTATAATTCTGCCGGCCAAAAATCTGATGGCACTTACTACAAGAACGAAACAGACAATTACCAGATGGACAACTACCAGTTGTTCCTCAACCAGGCTATTAGCGATAAACTGAACTTCACCGTTGCCGCTCACTATACCAAGGGAAAAGGGTATTATGAACAATACAAAGAAGCACAGGCTTACAGCTCTTATGGCCTCACAAATCCTGTCATCAATGGTGCGGAAGTCAGCAGCACAAATCTCATTCGCCAGCTATGGCTGGATAATAATTTCTATGGCAGCATCTTCTCTGTCAATTACCAGGGGGCTAAATTCTCCTGGAGTGTAGGTGGGGGCTGGAACCGGTACGAAGGCAATCACAATGGCCAGGTCATCTGGGCACAATACGCCATCAATAAGGATTACAAATACTATGACCTCGATGCCATGAAGCGTGATGCAAATATCTACTGGAAAGGTGAATACAAGGTGACCAAAGCACTCCGCATATTTGCCGATCTGCAGTATCGCAATGTGAAGTATAATATCGATGGCTTTGAAAAAAATCCTACACTCATTCAGCACAACAAATACAAGTTCTTCAATCCGAAAGCAGGTATCACCTACTCTATCAATGAGCAGCAGGATGTATATGCTTCCTTCGCTGTTGGTAATAAAGAACCTAACCGCGATGACTTCGAAGCAGCCCGGCAACAGACACCAAAATCGGAATCACTTCGTGATGTAGAAGCAGGTTATACCCTGCATAAACACAACCTGGTATTGCAGGCGAATGTTTATTATATGAACTACAAAAATCAACTGGTGCAAACCGGTAAACTGAATGAAGTAGGCGCTTATACCCGCACCAATATTCCAAAGAGTTATCGTGCAGGTATTGAGTTGCAGGGCACGCAGCGATTGGGCAAATACTTCAGCATTGGGCTGAATGCAGCACTTAGTCAGAATAAAGTGAAGAACTTTGTAAGTTATGTTGATAATTACGATACCGGTGGCCAGGATACCATGGTATCTAAAAGCAGTAACATCGCGTTTTCTCCTGCTTTCGTAGGTGGGTATACACTGACTGCAAAGCCGATCAAAAACCTGGAGATCAGTTTAGTCGGTAAGTATGTAAGCCGCCAATACCTGGATAATACAGGTGAGAAAGAACGTAGCCTGGATGGGTATTATACCAATGATCTGCGCTTCAATTACATCGTGCCTCAGCATCTCTTTAAAGAGCTGGGTATACAGTTTATGCTGAATAATATCTGGAACGCTATGTATAGCCCTAATGGTTATACTTATATACACCGGGAAAACGGGCAGTTAATCTCTACAAACGGGTATTACCCTATGGCAGGAACCAATTTCTTTGCCGGGGTGAATATTGGATTTTAA
- the argH gene encoding argininosuccinate lyase: MKIWQKDKAALAEVDKFTVGKDREMDAFLAPFDVLGSLAHTTMLQTIGLLTADELAVLQKELKQIYKEIQEGNFVLEDGVEDIHSQVELLLTRRLGEVGKKIHSGRSRNDQVLVDLKLFLRAELQGLVQEVKTLFDLLQQKSEEYKDRLMPGYTHLQIAMPSSFGLWFGAYAESLVDDLTMLQGAYKVVNKNPLGSAAGYGSSFPLNRTLTTQLLGFDDLNYNVVYAQMGRGKTEKIVSFALAGIAASLAKMAMDATLFMNQNFGFISFPDELTTGSSIMPHKKNPDVWELIRSHCNKLQALPNEIAMMITNLPLGYHRDLQLLKENLFPAFGVLKDCIKMTGLMLSNIRIKENILDDAKYQYLFSVEVVNKLVLEGVPFREAYKQVGLDIEKGAFAPEKAVQHTHEGSIGNPGTAEIKKMMEDVLKGFNFVKVDAAIAALTK, translated from the coding sequence ATGAAAATCTGGCAAAAAGACAAAGCAGCCCTCGCTGAAGTAGATAAATTCACGGTAGGTAAAGACCGTGAAATGGATGCTTTTCTCGCGCCTTTCGATGTGCTCGGGTCACTGGCGCATACGACAATGCTGCAGACAATTGGCCTGTTGACGGCAGATGAACTGGCTGTTTTGCAAAAGGAACTGAAACAAATTTATAAAGAGATACAGGAAGGCAATTTTGTACTGGAAGATGGGGTAGAAGATATTCACTCCCAGGTAGAATTGCTGCTGACCCGCCGTTTGGGTGAGGTGGGTAAAAAGATCCATAGCGGACGTTCCAGGAATGACCAGGTTTTAGTAGACCTGAAATTGTTCCTGCGTGCTGAGTTGCAGGGATTGGTACAGGAAGTGAAAACCCTGTTCGATTTATTACAGCAAAAGAGTGAGGAATACAAGGACCGCCTGATGCCGGGTTATACACACCTGCAGATCGCAATGCCTTCTTCATTCGGGCTCTGGTTCGGTGCATATGCAGAAAGCCTGGTCGATGACCTGACCATGCTGCAGGGAGCTTACAAAGTAGTGAATAAAAACCCGCTGGGTTCTGCTGCGGGATATGGTTCTTCCTTCCCCCTGAATCGTACACTCACTACCCAGTTATTAGGTTTCGATGACCTGAATTACAATGTGGTGTATGCGCAGATGGGCCGTGGTAAAACTGAGAAGATCGTATCTTTTGCACTGGCAGGTATAGCCGCTTCCCTGGCTAAGATGGCAATGGATGCAACGCTGTTTATGAACCAGAACTTCGGGTTCATCAGTTTCCCTGATGAGCTGACAACTGGTAGTTCCATTATGCCTCATAAAAAGAATCCGGATGTATGGGAACTGATCCGTTCTCATTGCAATAAATTACAGGCATTGCCGAATGAGATTGCGATGATGATCACCAATTTACCCCTGGGTTATCACAGGGATCTGCAATTGCTGAAAGAGAATTTGTTTCCTGCATTTGGGGTACTGAAAGATTGTATCAAAATGACAGGACTGATGCTGTCTAATATTCGTATCAAAGAGAATATCCTGGATGATGCGAAGTACCAATATCTGTTTAGCGTGGAGGTGGTGAATAAGCTCGTGCTGGAAGGAGTGCCTTTCAGAGAAGCTTACAAGCAGGTGGGATTGGATATTGAAAAGGGTGCGTTTGCACCTGAGAAAGCTGTGCAACATACACATGAGGGAAGTATTGGCAACCCGGGTACGGCAGAAATAAAGAAAATGATGGAAGATGTGTTGAAAGGTTTTAACTTTGTAAAAGTAGATGCGGCGATTGCGGCATTGACTAAGTAG
- a CDS encoding M20 family metallo-hydrolase: MWNQQLYTDAVELLKSLIATPSLSREEQDTATLIGDFLTARNIPFNRHLNNIWAQNKYFDPAKPVIVFNSHHDTVKPNPQYTRNPFSPDIEDGKLYGLGSNDAGGCLVSLIATFLHFYERRDLKYNVILTATAEEEISGHNGIESILDQLPAIEFAIVGEPTQTQLAIAEKGLMVLDCTVYGKAGHAARNEGENAIYKALSDIEWFRTYQYPKVSETLGPVKMSVTVINTSNKAHNVVPADVSFVVDVRVTEQYTLEEILEIIQANVQCEIKPRSIRMRPSGIPLDHPFVLGGVRLGKTCYGSPTTSDQALIPATSIKMGPGDSARSHTADEYIFVDEIRQGIDSYISLLEEIIKN, from the coding sequence ATGTGGAACCAACAACTGTACACTGATGCTGTTGAACTATTAAAATCATTGATCGCAACACCTTCGCTGAGCAGGGAAGAGCAGGATACTGCTACGCTGATAGGCGATTTTCTGACAGCAAGGAACATACCTTTCAACCGGCATCTGAATAACATCTGGGCACAAAATAAATACTTCGATCCTGCTAAACCAGTGATCGTATTCAATTCTCATCACGATACCGTAAAGCCTAATCCGCAATATACACGTAACCCATTCTCTCCTGATATTGAGGATGGCAAACTGTATGGATTGGGAAGCAACGATGCAGGAGGCTGCCTGGTAAGCCTGATTGCTACTTTCCTGCATTTCTACGAGCGCCGTGATCTGAAATACAACGTGATCCTCACGGCAACTGCCGAAGAGGAGATCAGTGGTCACAACGGTATTGAGAGCATTCTCGATCAGTTGCCAGCCATCGAATTTGCGATCGTAGGAGAGCCAACACAAACACAGCTGGCGATTGCCGAAAAAGGGCTGATGGTACTGGATTGTACGGTGTACGGCAAGGCTGGTCATGCGGCCAGAAATGAAGGTGAAAATGCCATTTACAAGGCATTATCCGATATCGAATGGTTCCGTACTTACCAGTATCCAAAAGTATCTGAAACACTCGGCCCTGTGAAGATGAGCGTAACGGTGATCAACACATCAAATAAAGCACATAATGTGGTGCCTGCTGATGTATCGTTCGTCGTGGATGTGCGTGTAACGGAACAGTATACACTGGAAGAGATCCTGGAGATCATTCAGGCGAATGTACAATGTGAAATAAAGCCACGTTCTATCCGGATGCGTCCTTCAGGGATTCCTTTGGATCATCCGTTTGTACTGGGCGGCGTGAGATTAGGGAAAACTTGTTATGGTTCACCTACCACCTCTGACCAGGCATTGATCCCGGCTACCTCTATCAAGATGGGCCCTGGAGATTCTGCCAGGTCACATACGGCTGATGAATACATTTTTGTGGATGAGATCAGGCAGGGAATAGACAGTTACATATCATTGTTGGAAGAGATTATTAAAAACTAA